The following are encoded in a window of Scophthalmus maximus strain ysfricsl-2021 chromosome 6, ASM2237912v1, whole genome shotgun sequence genomic DNA:
- the LOC118309630 gene encoding bladder cancer-associated protein: MYCLQWLLPVLLIPKPLNPALWFNHSMFMGFYLLSFLLERKPCTICALVFLAALFLICYSCWGNCFLYHCQDAALPDAAHDPGIVGT; encoded by the coding sequence ATGTATTGCCTCCAGTGGCTGCTGCCGGTGCTGCTCATACCTAAGCCGCTCAACCCGGCGCTGTGGTTCAACCACTCCATGTTCATGGGCTTCTACCTGCTCAGCTTCCTGCTGGAGAGGAAGCCCTGCACCATCTGCGCCTTGGTCTTCCTCGCTGCCCTATTCCTCATCTGCTACAGCTGCTGGGGCAACTGCTTCCTGTACCACTGCCAGGATGCCGCGCTACCGGACGCCGCCCACGACCCGGGGATTGTCGGGACCTAG